The following coding sequences are from one Megamonas funiformis window:
- the cobO gene encoding cob(I)yrinic acid a,c-diamide adenosyltransferase — MQDTQYKKGLVIVHTGNGKGKTTAALGLAIRAWGEGLKVLILQFIKGSWKYGELKALAKFAPDITVKQCGEGFTRRGNTDIKIHQEAAKKALQEAKMEMISNKWDMIILDEINYAIDFNLVDLKDVLDLIAEKPADLHLVMTGRNAKEEIIQKANLVTEMKEIKHPYKEGIKAQKGIEF; from the coding sequence ATGCAAGATACTCAATATAAAAAAGGATTAGTAATCGTTCACACTGGAAACGGAAAAGGAAAAACTACAGCAGCTTTAGGGCTTGCAATCCGTGCATGGGGCGAAGGCTTAAAAGTTTTAATTCTCCAATTCATCAAAGGCAGTTGGAAATATGGCGAATTAAAAGCCTTAGCCAAATTTGCTCCAGATATCACAGTGAAACAATGCGGTGAAGGTTTTACTCGCCGAGGCAATACAGATATAAAAATCCATCAAGAAGCTGCTAAAAAAGCACTTCAAGAAGCCAAAATGGAAATGATAAGTAATAAATGGGATATGATTATCTTAGATGAAATAAATTATGCTATTGATTTTAATTTAGTCGATTTAAAAGATGTCTTAGATTTAATCGCCGAAAAACCTGCTGATTTACATCTCGTTATGACTGGACGAAACGCTAAAGAAGAAATCATTCAAAAGGCTAATTTAGTAACGGAAATGAAAGAAATCAAACACCCTTATAAAGAAGGCATCAAAGCCCAAAAAGGTATTGAATTTTAA
- a CDS encoding ABC transporter permease, whose amino-acid sequence MLYDIWTVFWRDWVVLKHRMIKFILSRMVAPILYMVAFGWGLGRSINTGTGSYLDFLVPGILALNSMNIAFNSLTPVHAERIYHKSLEEYLVSPIRPIAFVAGKILAAVLRGMISSAIIVVLAYLFGAKFAITPLFIIILIINCIIFAEIGFSAAMTVQTFEDMARFNTYILLPMSFLCGTFFSTDKLPLLLHYFIEALPLTHTSTLLRAITHNQEISILSIGILCLYMIVLFIICNRILGKIKN is encoded by the coding sequence ATGCTATATGATATTTGGACTGTTTTTTGGCGAGACTGGGTAGTCTTGAAACATCGTATGATAAAATTCATCTTAAGCCGTATGGTAGCACCTATTTTATATATGGTGGCTTTTGGCTGGGGCTTAGGTAGAAGTATTAATACAGGGACTGGTTCGTATTTAGATTTTTTAGTTCCAGGGATTTTGGCTTTGAATTCCATGAATATAGCTTTTAATAGTTTAACTCCTGTACATGCAGAGCGCATATATCATAAATCTTTAGAGGAATATTTAGTATCACCTATTCGACCAATAGCTTTTGTAGCAGGAAAGATTTTGGCTGCTGTGCTTCGTGGCATGATTTCTTCGGCTATTATCGTTGTTTTAGCTTATTTATTTGGTGCAAAATTTGCGATTACGCCATTATTTATAATCATATTGATTATAAATTGTATCATCTTTGCTGAAATTGGTTTTTCAGCAGCAATGACAGTACAGACTTTTGAAGATATGGCAAGATTTAATACGTATATTTTATTGCCGATGTCATTTTTATGTGGCACATTTTTCTCTACGGATAAATTGCCATTATTACTGCATTATTTTATTGAAGCTTTGCCATTGACGCATACATCGACTTTGTTGCGTGCTATCACACATAATCAAGAGATTTCCATATTATCTATTGGTATTTTATGCTTATATATGATTGTATTATTTATTATTTGCAATCGCATTTTAGGTAAGATAAAAAATTAA
- a CDS encoding ABC transporter ATP-binding protein: MLEIKSLKKNFVSKNKQGKNIEKTAVRDLNLTIDEGEIFGLLGPNGAGKTTTIRMLTMLTKPTAGEILYKGKDIFSDELNVKKYIGVVPQHINFDQDLTVWENMELHGRLHHIPKSERHARIEELLNYVELQDRVNDKVKSLSGGMKRRLLIVRALMHNPKILFLDEPTVALDPQVRRRIWDLIRRLPKDGVTVVLTTHYIEEAENLCNRVAILNKGSLIKLDTPKALCEQIGKYVVEWDSEESREYKFFNSRKECADFAGTLDVATTIRHSNLEDVFVELTGRTVS; encoded by the coding sequence ATGCTTGAAATAAAATCCCTAAAGAAAAATTTTGTTTCTAAAAATAAACAAGGTAAAAATATAGAAAAAACGGCTGTAAGAGATTTAAATTTGACGATTGATGAAGGTGAAATCTTTGGGCTTTTAGGGCCAAATGGAGCAGGTAAGACGACAACTATTCGCATGCTTACCATGCTTACAAAGCCTACAGCTGGAGAAATTTTATATAAGGGAAAAGATATATTCAGCGATGAATTAAATGTAAAAAAATATATAGGAGTAGTACCGCAACATATAAATTTCGATCAGGATTTGACTGTTTGGGAAAATATGGAATTGCATGGAAGATTGCATCACATTCCCAAAAGTGAGCGCCATGCTCGCATTGAAGAATTATTAAATTATGTAGAGCTTCAAGATAGAGTTAATGATAAAGTAAAAAGTTTATCTGGTGGTATGAAAAGACGTTTATTGATTGTGCGAGCTTTGATGCATAATCCTAAAATCTTATTTTTAGATGAGCCAACGGTGGCTTTAGACCCACAGGTGCGCCGACGTATTTGGGATTTAATACGTCGATTGCCAAAAGATGGTGTTACTGTAGTTTTGACTACACATTACATTGAAGAAGCAGAAAATCTATGTAATAGAGTGGCTATTTTAAATAAAGGTAGTTTAATAAAATTGGATACGCCAAAGGCTCTTTGTGAGCAAATTGGCAAATATGTTGTAGAATGGGATAGCGAAGAGTCTAGAGAGTATAAATTCTTTAATTCTCGTAAAGAATGCGCAGATTTTGCTGGAACTTTAGATGTAGCGACAACTATACGTCATTCTAATTTAGAAGATGTCTTCGTAGAATTGACAGGAAGGACGGTGAGCTGA
- a CDS encoding ABC transporter ATP-binding protein, with amino-acid sequence MVNLKVSDLMIKIYDKLILDGINIDFKAEKKTAIIGPNGCGKSTLLKAISGLNRQYKGEILIDGENILHLSRKNLAKKMAILPQGATTPTDLTVKELVSYGRFPYRSMFKSLNSRKEQAVIEEAMEKTHITSFSHRLVSTLSGGERQRTWIAMALAQQPKILLLDEPTTYLDIAHQIEVMQIVDELNKREKMTVIMVLHDINHARMYADDIVILKDKHVFEQGEPNTVLDVENLAKVFGVNAKMYQNCQNPEDKIIFPVSLVKN; translated from the coding sequence ATGGTTAATTTAAAAGTATCTGATTTAATGATAAAAATATATGATAAATTGATTTTAGATGGAATTAATATTGATTTTAAAGCTGAAAAAAAGACAGCTATCATAGGGCCAAACGGTTGTGGTAAATCGACTTTATTAAAAGCTATCTCAGGATTAAATCGTCAATATAAAGGCGAAATCTTGATTGATGGAGAAAATATTTTGCATTTATCCAGAAAAAATCTAGCGAAGAAAATGGCAATATTACCACAGGGAGCGACAACACCAACAGATTTGACGGTAAAAGAGCTTGTGAGTTATGGCAGATTTCCTTATCGCTCCATGTTTAAATCATTGAATAGTAGAAAAGAGCAAGCGGTTATTGAAGAAGCAATGGAAAAAACGCATATTACATCTTTTTCTCATCGCTTAGTCAGCACTTTATCTGGCGGTGAAAGACAGCGTACATGGATTGCAATGGCACTTGCTCAACAGCCAAAGATTTTATTATTAGATGAGCCAACTACTTATTTAGATATTGCTCATCAAATAGAAGTCATGCAGATAGTAGATGAATTGAATAAACGCGAAAAAATGACAGTGATTATGGTCTTACACGATATAAATCATGCTCGTATGTATGCTGATGATATAGTTATCTTGAAAGATAAACATGTATTTGAGCAAGGTGAGCCAAATACTGTACTTGATGTAGAAAATTTAGCTAAAGTATTTGGTGTGAATGCTAAGATGTATCAAAACTGTCAAAATCCAGAAGATAAAATAATTTTTCCAGTATCTTTAGTTAAAAATTAA
- a CDS encoding FecCD family ABC transporter permease, protein MTMQKQEVLQTTKFGIAINKWRILMMIVFAILACSGIICSIISGAVAIPISELKNIFIDGVNSPHQQILYNIRLPRTIVAGLVGMNLAMAGAILQAVMKNPLADPHIIGISSGAGLTGILVIVLFPAMEYLITPIAFVGAMIAAICIYLLAWKNGIRPLRIILAGVAVSAFLGAGISAILVLYSDRIHGALMWMVGGLSARSWPHVDIIWPYALIGFILAMLGSRHLNILQLGDDIAKALGVNVELTRIYLTAIGALLAASAVSVAGLLGFVGLIVPHTARLLVGSDYRYLIPSSALLGIAVVTYSDTFARVAFAPLELPVGIFMAILGAPFFLFLLRKEL, encoded by the coding sequence ATGACTATGCAAAAACAAGAAGTTTTACAAACCACAAAATTTGGCATAGCGATTAATAAATGGCGAATACTAATGATGATAGTATTCGCCATTTTAGCTTGCTCGGGCATTATATGCAGTATAATAAGTGGAGCAGTAGCTATTCCAATAAGTGAATTGAAAAATATTTTTATCGATGGTGTAAATAGTCCTCATCAGCAGATTTTATATAATATTAGATTGCCAAGAACGATAGTAGCAGGATTAGTAGGCATGAATTTGGCTATGGCAGGAGCTATTTTACAAGCTGTGATGAAAAATCCTTTAGCTGATCCACATATCATAGGGATTTCTTCTGGGGCAGGGCTTACAGGTATTTTAGTGATTGTATTATTTCCTGCTATGGAATATCTAATAACGCCTATAGCTTTTGTTGGTGCTATGATTGCAGCTATTTGCATTTATTTATTGGCATGGAAAAATGGTATAAGACCGTTGCGTATTATTTTAGCAGGGGTGGCAGTATCAGCATTTTTAGGTGCAGGTATTTCCGCTATTTTAGTTTTATATAGTGATAGAATACATGGTGCTTTGATGTGGATGGTAGGGGGCTTATCGGCTCGTTCATGGCCACATGTAGATATTATTTGGCCTTATGCTTTAATTGGATTTATTTTAGCAATGTTGGGTTCACGCCATTTAAATATTTTGCAATTGGGTGATGATATAGCAAAGGCTCTAGGGGTTAATGTAGAATTAACACGCATTTATTTGACTGCTATAGGAGCATTATTGGCAGCAAGTGCTGTATCTGTAGCAGGTTTATTAGGTTTTGTAGGACTTATAGTGCCACATACAGCTCGTTTGCTTGTAGGTTCAGATTATCGCTATTTGATACCTTCGTCGGCACTTTTGGGAATAGCTGTAGTTACTTATAGTGATACTTTCGCCCGTGTAGCATTTGCTCCACTGGAATTGCCTGTGGGAATTTTCATGGCGATATTAGGAGCTCCATTCTTTTTATTTTTACTTAGAAAGGAGCTTTGA